One window of Desulfovibrio subterraneus genomic DNA carries:
- a CDS encoding phage portal protein, translated as MASILRTSRGANGLVGRRHPHVRRMAGSHSGRLGGWHTHRTPASSSRYERDTIQLRAEDLAANDWAPRSVIDSMTVNVVGTGLKPQAKPLAERLGISAEEAREVARQQEFAWQMWQMEAHPSGKLTFDDLCFLGLRCVLIHGELLYLPVMLPDEGRKFSLAIQDTHPGRLRTPLDRESDHRIREGIEFTEWGAPSRYWIADPPAGLLQDWTHGTDSLSSAHFVCKPAFVAHRPCVLHLFRVEEVEQVRGISPLAAGMKLFRHLDDSLDYELMAQIITASIPVFIETEDAQGIIRQNARDHEDIYHQQVRPGQIMYGNPGERPHILEPSRPGNNFVPFTELVLRAAAASMGMPYEVLAKDFSKSNYSSTRAALLEAWRVFMLYRTWMVNHLCRIIWAMVQEEAVLRGYVRLPKHAPGFYEAYHAWTNSKWLGPARGYVDPVKEVLGVAKALENRLTTHADAIAERGEDWEDVWAQRDLEDSLLLKSAAQSPQGANANA; from the coding sequence GTGGCTAGCATCCTGCGTACTTCGCGTGGGGCCAATGGCCTTGTCGGTCGTCGCCATCCCCATGTGCGCCGCATGGCCGGTTCTCATTCCGGCAGGCTTGGCGGCTGGCACACCCACCGCACTCCTGCATCTTCTTCCCGTTACGAACGGGACACCATCCAGCTCCGCGCTGAAGATCTCGCTGCAAACGATTGGGCTCCGCGTTCTGTCATTGACTCCATGACTGTGAACGTGGTCGGCACAGGACTCAAGCCACAGGCCAAACCCTTGGCCGAGCGGCTGGGCATCTCTGCGGAAGAAGCCCGCGAAGTTGCTCGTCAGCAGGAATTCGCGTGGCAGATGTGGCAGATGGAAGCGCACCCCAGCGGGAAACTCACCTTTGACGATCTGTGCTTCCTCGGTCTGCGCTGTGTGCTCATCCACGGCGAACTGCTGTATCTGCCCGTCATGCTCCCCGATGAGGGACGCAAGTTCTCGCTGGCAATTCAGGATACACACCCCGGTCGGCTGCGCACCCCTCTGGACCGTGAATCCGATCACCGGATCCGTGAGGGTATCGAGTTCACCGAATGGGGAGCCCCTTCACGGTACTGGATCGCCGACCCGCCTGCAGGTCTGCTGCAGGACTGGACACACGGCACGGATTCTCTCAGCTCCGCGCATTTCGTCTGCAAGCCCGCCTTCGTTGCCCACCGCCCCTGCGTGCTCCATCTCTTCCGCGTTGAAGAGGTGGAGCAGGTACGGGGTATTTCGCCCCTTGCTGCAGGCATGAAGCTGTTCCGCCATCTGGACGATTCACTTGATTACGAGCTCATGGCCCAGATCATCACCGCCAGCATTCCGGTATTCATCGAAACCGAGGATGCACAGGGGATCATCCGGCAAAATGCGCGGGACCACGAAGATATCTATCACCAGCAAGTTCGCCCCGGACAGATCATGTACGGCAACCCCGGCGAGCGCCCTCACATCCTCGAACCCAGCCGCCCCGGCAACAACTTCGTGCCCTTTACCGAGCTGGTGCTCCGCGCCGCTGCCGCCTCCATGGGCATGCCCTACGAGGTACTCGCCAAGGACTTTTCCAAGAGCAACTACTCCTCCACCCGCGCCGCCCTGCTCGAGGCGTGGCGTGTGTTCATGCTCTACCGCACGTGGATGGTGAACCACCTGTGCCGCATCATATGGGCCATGGTGCAGGAAGAAGCTGTTCTGCGCGGCTATGTACGCCTGCCCAAGCATGCCCCCGGATTCTATGAAGCCTACCACGCATGGACCAACTCCAAATGGCTCGGCCCCGCTCGCGGATACGTGGATCCAGTGAAGGAAGTGCTCGGCGTTGCGAAGGCACTGGAAAACCGCCTGACCACACATGCCGATGCCATCGCGGAACGCGGCGAGGATTGGGAAGATGTCTGGGCCCAGCGCGATCTGGAAGATTCCCTACTGCTGAAGAGCGCCGCCCAAAGCCCACAAGGAGCAAACGCCAATGCATGA
- a CDS encoding DUF6148 family protein: protein MTIWTRDELTAQLREWKAALLICASGKSYSIAGRTLTRSDVADIRKTLSYLERELNKIDGAPVGPVFVQGVTRRG from the coding sequence ATGACTATTTGGACACGAGACGAACTGACAGCACAGCTTCGAGAATGGAAAGCCGCTCTTCTCATCTGTGCTTCCGGCAAGTCGTACAGCATAGCGGGCAGAACCCTCACTCGTTCCGATGTAGCTGACATCCGGAAGACGCTTTCCTATCTGGAACGCGAGCTCAACAAAATCGACGGTGCCCCGGTCGGCCCTGTGTTCGTGCAGGGGGTTACCCGCCGTGGCTAG
- a CDS encoding helix-turn-helix transcriptional regulator has protein sequence MKATATEEYRDPKGNKGRRLNWKQACEMLGCSKSHFYNLINEGKLPAVRYGKVRGVWVHLSEIHNFLKQHQTTNT, from the coding sequence ATGAAAGCCACAGCTACGGAAGAATACCGCGATCCCAAAGGCAACAAAGGCCGTCGCCTGAATTGGAAGCAGGCATGCGAAATGCTGGGTTGCTCAAAGAGCCATTTCTATAATTTGATCAATGAAGGGAAGCTGCCTGCGGTGAGGTATGGGAAAGTTAGAGGGGTGTGGGTACACTTATCCGAAATTCATAACTTCCTTAAACAACATCAGACGACCAACACATAA
- a CDS encoding terminase gpA endonuclease subunit, with protein MSAIPGRWHNDITPYLTGIMDASFFPGVEEIVQCKVPQSGGSEAVHNCIGYAADRRPGPTLYVFPDETTARENCTDRIIPMFEESPRLRELFTGKGEDRSAIRVNLSNMPVYMAWSGSATRLANKPICYLVLDELDKFQNPKKEASSEDLAEARTTTFARRRKIWKISSPSDAESPIWRNFQKAQAKFDYWVRCPDCGGEQLMQFDRIRWEGGTRANPEELKARNQATYVCEHCGSCWTDQTRNEAVKRGYWKARGSGLELFAHLKTHRPRSVGFHVPAWISRFVGLSEIAADFVEFMQAKALGKPEWKSKMKDFMNKRKAEPWYDYEEQRTEAGLRQHCDDRPRGAVPSPLEDGISRVASLLAGVDTQKGYFRYVVRAFGWGTEQESWLVQCGSLPSLEAVEKLLLHQTFRDGQDNEYAVERLLIDAMGHRTTEVYNFARKHRARVLATQGKQHQAAPVAYSQIDYFPQSKRPIPGGLKLGRLDTNVFKDTLAAKLEVQPGDPGTFWLHAEKAMPKAYFDEMTTEYWDNDAKAWLCPSGKANHFWDCEVLCLAAAWELDIARRSRPKNGGKKLQSRFANMNQGGISAAPRPTPMPQAGMGSRPAWFG; from the coding sequence ATGAGTGCCATTCCGGGTCGCTGGCACAATGACATTACGCCCTACCTGACAGGCATCATGGATGCGAGCTTCTTTCCTGGCGTTGAAGAGATAGTGCAATGCAAGGTGCCACAGTCCGGCGGATCGGAAGCCGTGCACAACTGCATAGGCTACGCGGCAGACCGTCGCCCCGGTCCCACGCTCTATGTTTTCCCCGACGAAACGACCGCCCGCGAAAACTGCACAGACCGCATCATCCCCATGTTTGAAGAATCCCCGCGCCTGCGAGAACTCTTCACCGGCAAGGGAGAGGATCGCAGCGCCATTCGCGTTAATCTCTCCAACATGCCGGTCTACATGGCGTGGTCGGGATCTGCTACACGGCTTGCCAACAAACCTATCTGCTATCTCGTGCTTGATGAGCTGGACAAGTTCCAGAATCCCAAAAAGGAAGCCAGCTCAGAAGACCTCGCCGAGGCCCGCACCACCACCTTTGCCCGCCGCCGGAAGATCTGGAAAATATCATCGCCGTCTGATGCGGAAAGCCCCATCTGGAGAAACTTCCAGAAGGCACAGGCGAAGTTTGACTATTGGGTGCGCTGTCCGGATTGCGGCGGCGAGCAGCTCATGCAATTCGACCGCATCCGTTGGGAAGGCGGCACAAGAGCCAACCCCGAAGAGCTTAAGGCCCGCAATCAGGCCACCTATGTCTGCGAGCATTGCGGAAGTTGCTGGACCGACCAAACCCGCAATGAGGCAGTGAAGCGCGGATATTGGAAGGCTCGCGGTTCCGGCCTTGAGCTCTTTGCCCACCTGAAGACACACAGGCCGCGTTCCGTCGGCTTTCATGTTCCGGCATGGATATCGCGCTTTGTGGGGCTGTCGGAAATCGCCGCAGACTTTGTAGAGTTCATGCAGGCCAAAGCGCTTGGTAAGCCGGAATGGAAGTCCAAAATGAAGGACTTCATGAACAAGCGAAAGGCTGAACCGTGGTACGATTACGAAGAACAGCGCACCGAAGCAGGCCTGCGTCAGCATTGCGATGATCGACCTCGCGGCGCAGTGCCGAGCCCGCTGGAAGACGGTATATCACGAGTCGCCAGCCTGCTCGCTGGCGTAGACACCCAGAAGGGGTACTTCCGCTATGTGGTCAGGGCATTCGGCTGGGGTACCGAACAGGAAAGCTGGCTTGTGCAGTGTGGCAGCCTGCCCTCGCTGGAAGCGGTGGAGAAACTTCTGCTCCACCAAACCTTCAGAGACGGTCAAGACAACGAGTACGCTGTGGAACGCCTCTTGATCGACGCCATGGGGCACCGCACCACAGAGGTCTACAACTTCGCCCGCAAGCATCGCGCCCGCGTGCTGGCAACGCAGGGCAAGCAGCATCAGGCAGCGCCCGTTGCCTACTCGCAGATCGACTACTTCCCACAATCCAAGAGACCGATCCCCGGCGGGCTCAAGCTTGGACGCTTGGATACCAACGTCTTCAAGGACACCCTTGCCGCCAAGCTGGAAGTGCAGCCCGGAGACCCCGGCACCTTCTGGCTGCATGCGGAAAAGGCCATGCCCAAAGCATACTTTGATGAAATGACTACGGAGTATTGGGACAATGACGCCAAAGCGTGGCTCTGCCCATCTGGCAAAGCGAACCACTTCTGGGATTGCGAGGTGCTCTGTCTCGCTGCCGCATGGGAGCTGGATATTGCGCGGCGCAGTAGGCCGAAAAATGGCGGAAAGAAGCTGCAGTCCCGTTTCGCAAACATGAATCAGGGCGGCATTAGCGCGGCACCGCGCCCCACCCCAATGCCCCAAGCAGGAATGGGAAGCCGCCCTGCTTGGTTCGGATAG
- a CDS encoding DNA modification methylase → MKTITLEYWPLERLRPYERQLRKNDRHVERMMTCITEFGFRLPILAKADGVVVDGHLRLKAALRMGLAEIPVILADGMTEAQVRAFRILANSSVAWSKWDEDALAAELEALQQEAFQLELTGLALSDIEDLLDALDREDSGPDPDELPADGPGVTVPGDIWLMDNHRLLCGDSTSHAAMAALMLGKEADLIWTDPPYNVNYKGKAGAIKNDNMKDSDFRTFLQNAYNAMYGVLGKGCPIYVAHADTEGINFRSTFREAGFKLASCLIWRKDHFVLGRADYQCQHEPILYGWKPGSAHRWYGGRKRKTIQELGSLGTVEQLPDGSIILCHEGTSTVITGRDLSVEQFDSTIILERKPLRSEIHPTMKPVGLVERFIRNSSKAGDMVLDPFGGSGTTLIACERTNRICRTMELDPKYADAIVRRWQAYTGNNAVHEATGSTFTDREQGNG, encoded by the coding sequence ATGAAAACGATCACTCTCGAATACTGGCCACTGGAACGATTAAGACCATATGAACGCCAATTACGGAAGAATGACCGCCACGTCGAACGAATGATGACATGCATTACCGAATTCGGCTTTCGCCTCCCCATTCTGGCAAAGGCTGATGGCGTTGTTGTGGATGGACACCTTCGCCTGAAAGCTGCCCTGCGTATGGGTCTTGCAGAAATCCCAGTTATCCTCGCTGACGGTATGACGGAGGCGCAGGTGCGGGCTTTCCGCATTCTCGCCAACAGTTCCGTCGCCTGGTCAAAATGGGATGAAGACGCTCTGGCTGCTGAGTTGGAAGCATTACAGCAGGAAGCCTTTCAGCTCGAACTTACCGGACTGGCACTTTCAGACATTGAAGATCTGCTTGATGCCCTAGACCGGGAAGATTCGGGGCCAGATCCCGATGAGCTTCCCGCTGATGGCCCAGGCGTCACGGTTCCCGGAGACATCTGGCTCATGGATAACCACCGTCTTCTCTGCGGAGACTCCACAAGCCACGCTGCCATGGCAGCTCTCATGCTCGGCAAGGAAGCTGACTTGATTTGGACAGATCCGCCGTACAATGTGAACTACAAAGGCAAGGCGGGAGCCATCAAAAATGACAACATGAAGGACAGCGACTTCCGCACCTTCCTGCAGAACGCTTACAACGCCATGTATGGAGTCCTGGGAAAGGGATGCCCCATCTATGTCGCCCATGCAGACACAGAGGGAATCAACTTCCGAAGCACATTCAGGGAGGCCGGATTCAAACTGGCTTCATGCCTCATCTGGCGCAAGGACCACTTTGTGCTCGGTCGGGCTGACTACCAATGCCAGCACGAACCGATTCTCTATGGATGGAAGCCGGGCAGCGCTCATCGCTGGTATGGCGGAAGAAAGAGGAAAACCATTCAGGAGCTTGGCAGCCTGGGCACCGTAGAGCAGCTTCCTGACGGTTCCATCATCCTCTGCCACGAGGGCACCTCCACCGTGATTACGGGACGTGACCTGTCAGTCGAGCAATTCGACAGCACCATCATTCTGGAACGCAAACCGCTCCGAAGTGAAATCCATCCCACCATGAAACCTGTGGGATTGGTTGAGCGCTTCATCCGCAACAGCAGCAAGGCGGGCGATATGGTTCTTGATCCCTTCGGCGGTTCAGGCACCACGCTTATCGCGTGTGAACGCACCAATCGAATCTGCCGGACAATGGAACTGGATCCCAAGTATGCCGATGCAATCGTCAGACGCTGGCAGGCCTATACAGGGAACAATGCCGTACATGAAGCTACAGGTTCCACCTTCACGGACAGGGAGCAAGGCAATGGATGA
- a CDS encoding primase-helicase zinc-binding domain-containing protein: protein MNILDLVREDVGESTVVKQTSGEWASPCPTCGGKDRFRTFPDQGKGGTYWCRAENRGGDIIQYLRDFRSMAYREACTFAGVEAASGYRPLAAPRRKGEARGEYAFKTHDDPAMLWQEKARSFVTTCHQRLLANPPMLAYLASRGVSLEAAKRCRLGYNPKPEYRSRTAWGLTEETSENGKAKRLWLPKGIVIPYWRERKLQRIKIRQDNGFEFGPRYYMVPGSSSVPMCLNPEARAFVVVEAELDAIACWDATAASGRQEIGALGMGTLGGKPDEWLHGILTKCLCILNALDVERVEPENDTEEAREKAERTEAMQARQRDWWQATYPQAERWPVPAGKDPGEAVAHGVDLAMWILAGLPPAFTLPPFPSGKDHRREAADAGEAPSIAETAPPPKAIPASVLQLNELLRSGPMWIEKDDATTSLGIKWDWQWRLAKPENAALCNQLSHLVFRTDAFDWVVAHGAAIIDCRNLLNQ from the coding sequence ATGAACATTCTTGATCTGGTTCGTGAAGACGTCGGGGAAAGCACGGTCGTGAAGCAAACGAGCGGTGAATGGGCATCCCCCTGCCCTACCTGCGGAGGAAAGGACCGCTTCCGCACCTTTCCCGACCAAGGCAAGGGCGGCACTTACTGGTGCAGGGCTGAAAACCGTGGAGGTGACATCATCCAGTACCTTCGGGATTTCCGAAGCATGGCATACCGCGAAGCCTGTACTTTTGCAGGTGTGGAAGCTGCAAGCGGCTATCGCCCGTTGGCCGCACCTCGCCGCAAAGGAGAAGCGCGGGGGGAATACGCGTTCAAAACGCACGATGATCCCGCAATGCTCTGGCAGGAAAAAGCCAGGTCATTTGTCACCACATGCCACCAGCGCCTGCTCGCAAACCCGCCGATGCTCGCCTATCTCGCCTCGCGAGGCGTTTCTCTTGAAGCCGCCAAGCGGTGCCGTCTTGGATACAATCCCAAGCCGGAATACCGCTCCCGCACCGCATGGGGTCTTACAGAAGAAACATCAGAGAACGGCAAAGCCAAACGCCTGTGGCTGCCCAAAGGCATTGTCATCCCCTACTGGCGAGAAAGAAAGCTACAGCGCATCAAGATCCGCCAAGACAACGGCTTCGAGTTCGGGCCTCGCTACTACATGGTGCCGGGCTCCAGCTCAGTTCCTATGTGCCTGAATCCGGAAGCCCGTGCCTTCGTGGTGGTCGAGGCCGAATTGGACGCAATAGCCTGCTGGGACGCGACAGCCGCATCAGGTCGGCAAGAAATCGGAGCGCTGGGAATGGGAACACTCGGCGGCAAGCCTGATGAATGGCTGCATGGCATTCTGACAAAGTGCCTGTGCATTCTGAATGCCTTGGATGTGGAACGCGTTGAGCCAGAGAATGACACGGAAGAAGCCCGCGAGAAGGCCGAGCGCACAGAGGCCATGCAAGCAAGGCAGCGTGACTGGTGGCAAGCCACATACCCTCAAGCGGAACGGTGGCCTGTTCCTGCTGGCAAAGATCCCGGTGAAGCCGTTGCACATGGTGTAGATCTCGCCATGTGGATCCTCGCCGGACTTCCGCCAGCGTTCACCCTGCCGCCCTTTCCCTCTGGGAAGGACCATCGCCGCGAGGCTGCCGACGCGGGGGAAGCGCCAAGCATTGCCGAAACCGCCCCGCCCCCGAAAGCCATCCCGGCCAGCGTGCTGCAGCTGAACGAGCTGCTGCGCTCCGGCCCCATGTGGATTGAGAAAGATGATGCGACGACATCTCTCGGCATCAAATGGGATTGGCAATGGCGGCTGGCAAAGCCGGAAAACGCTGCACTCTGCAACCAGTTATCACACCTTGTCTTTCGCACTGACGCCTTTGACTGGGTGGTAGCGCATGGAGCTGCCATCATCGACTGTCGGAATTTGCTAAATCAGTAG
- a CDS encoding DNA primase family protein: MSDSDFTPHNSEPIDNSDRSPAPPVDELAAIREQVAKRRAEEPKAPIEEVDPAPDRHFVVQCAKANDIGNGLLFAQLHRNKFTFNHQAAEWMVWRGSHWDFDITKEAAIAVARVVDCYLSTRMELYKLKQQAEDDGDKEGASRLNRQCKVLADQADYLRSIGGINNCLKAACMIDDPIAIRGDELDQEPWLLPVANGVLDLRTGKLRKGVPGEFLHRASCVEWWGMDAEAAAWDKFMLEIMAGDEEMVAYLHRIFGYAITGLTNEHTFLVMEGEGRNGKGLLVETIGEILDDLAGPIPAEMLLAQKQARSSQGPSADIMELRGRRIAFASEPDDGTRFSAGKVKWYSGGDTLTGRYPHDKRMVRFKPTHQLVLLTNVRPHAPANDFAFWDRMHLVEFTRRFVNSPSADNELQRDPFLKEKLQKEYPGILARLVRGCLDYQQQGLNPPRKVLDATSEYRKDEDVMADFFEDCLISDGVIKDSYVLSATLYPVFERWWIKNVSAKNVPKMKGMGDRMRKQGFPSERIPREGNVKGYYGIRINPRALTLYGNG, from the coding sequence ATGAGCGACAGCGATTTCACGCCTCACAATTCAGAACCTATTGATAATTCTGATAGATCACCGGCTCCCCCCGTCGACGAGCTGGCAGCCATTCGAGAACAGGTAGCCAAACGCCGGGCTGAAGAGCCCAAGGCCCCCATTGAAGAAGTCGATCCCGCACCGGATCGTCACTTTGTGGTGCAATGCGCCAAGGCCAATGACATCGGCAATGGCCTGCTCTTCGCCCAGCTCCATCGGAACAAGTTCACCTTCAATCACCAGGCTGCCGAGTGGATGGTCTGGCGTGGCAGCCACTGGGATTTCGACATCACCAAAGAAGCCGCTATCGCTGTTGCCCGCGTGGTTGATTGCTACCTCTCGACACGCATGGAGCTCTACAAACTCAAACAACAGGCAGAAGACGACGGTGACAAGGAAGGTGCGTCACGACTGAACCGGCAGTGCAAGGTGCTGGCAGATCAGGCGGACTACCTGCGCTCCATCGGCGGCATCAACAATTGCCTGAAGGCTGCCTGCATGATCGACGATCCCATTGCCATCCGTGGTGATGAGCTGGATCAGGAGCCTTGGCTGCTGCCCGTTGCCAACGGCGTGTTGGACCTTCGGACTGGTAAGCTCAGAAAGGGGGTGCCGGGGGAATTTCTCCATCGGGCAAGCTGTGTTGAATGGTGGGGTATGGATGCCGAGGCTGCTGCCTGGGACAAATTCATGCTGGAAATCATGGCAGGCGACGAAGAAATGGTCGCCTATCTGCACCGCATTTTCGGCTATGCCATCACCGGCCTCACCAACGAGCACACCTTTCTGGTGATGGAAGGCGAAGGCCGGAACGGCAAGGGCCTTCTTGTTGAAACCATTGGTGAAATCCTCGACGATCTCGCCGGTCCCATTCCCGCTGAAATGCTGCTGGCACAAAAGCAGGCACGCTCTTCACAGGGGCCTTCAGCCGACATCATGGAACTGCGTGGGCGACGTATTGCCTTTGCTTCGGAACCTGACGACGGAACCCGGTTCAGCGCGGGCAAGGTAAAATGGTATTCCGGCGGTGACACCCTCACCGGACGCTACCCGCACGACAAGCGCATGGTGCGCTTCAAGCCCACCCATCAGCTGGTTCTGCTCACCAACGTTCGCCCGCATGCTCCTGCAAATGACTTCGCCTTCTGGGACCGCATGCATCTTGTGGAATTCACCCGCCGTTTTGTGAACAGCCCCTCCGCTGACAACGAGCTGCAGCGTGACCCTTTCCTCAAGGAAAAGCTTCAGAAGGAATATCCGGGCATCCTTGCCCGCCTGGTACGCGGATGCCTCGACTATCAGCAGCAGGGGCTCAACCCGCCGCGCAAAGTCCTGGATGCCACCTCGGAATACCGGAAGGACGAGGATGTGATGGCGGACTTCTTCGAAGACTGCCTCATCTCCGACGGAGTCATCAAAGACAGCTATGTGCTTTCGGCCACACTCTACCCCGTGTTCGAGCGCTGGTGGATCAAGAACGTCAGCGCCAAGAACGTGCCCAAAATGAAAGGCATGGGAGATCGCATGCGTAAACAAGGATTCCCCAGCGAGCGCATCCCGCGTGAAGGCAACGTGAAGGGCTACTACGGCATTCGCATAAACCCGAGGGCGCTCACGCTCTATGGCAACGGATAG
- a CDS encoding VOC family protein gives MKSLTPNLMVGNVARALAFYCDTLGFTFEMGVAEEGGPIATDRTNEQDFICAMVRNGGACFMLLEERAFAHDLPAFAGRKPGASATFYLEVENVNALHEKLAGNVTEVKPLGDMWYGKREWYIADPDGYVLCLAHTLRI, from the coding sequence ATGAAATCTCTGACCCCGAACCTGATGGTAGGCAATGTGGCCCGCGCCCTGGCATTTTACTGCGACACGCTGGGATTCACCTTCGAAATGGGCGTGGCCGAAGAAGGTGGCCCCATTGCCACAGACAGAACGAATGAGCAGGACTTCATCTGCGCCATGGTCCGCAATGGCGGTGCCTGCTTCATGCTTCTTGAAGAACGGGCCTTTGCCCATGACCTGCCTGCCTTTGCAGGCAGAAAGCCCGGAGCCAGCGCCACCTTCTATCTGGAAGTGGAAAACGTAAACGCCTTGCATGAGAAGCTTGCCGGCAACGTGACCGAAGTGAAGCCACTGGGTGACATGTGGTACGGCAAGCGGGAATGGTACATTGCGGACCCCGACGGCTATGTGCTCTGCCTTGCCCACACCCTGCGCATCTAA
- a CDS encoding DUF554 domain-containing protein, protein MVFPLGSLFNVVCIVVGGVVGLVLGGRLPDRMRAIVFTGLGLCTLIIGMQMGLKTQNPLVLVFSILLGSITGELLKLEDRLTALGDWMKKRMRSGNERFTEGFVSSSVLFCIGAMAILGSFDEGLRGDHTILFTKSILDGFASVAFAASYGVGVIFSAIPVFIYQASLTVFATVLQPILNEAMMTELVATGGALIIGISINLMELRRIPLTNMLPALVFAPVLARILM, encoded by the coding sequence ATGGTTTTCCCGCTTGGTTCCCTTTTCAACGTGGTGTGTATTGTCGTGGGTGGCGTCGTCGGCCTTGTTCTGGGCGGACGACTGCCGGATCGCATGCGGGCTATCGTGTTTACCGGGCTGGGACTTTGCACCCTTATCATAGGGATGCAGATGGGCCTGAAAACGCAGAATCCCCTTGTGCTTGTTTTCAGTATTCTGCTGGGCTCTATTACAGGTGAGTTGCTCAAGCTTGAGGATCGGTTGACCGCTCTGGGCGACTGGATGAAAAAGCGCATGCGCAGCGGGAATGAACGCTTCACGGAAGGGTTTGTATCCTCCTCCGTGCTGTTCTGCATCGGTGCCATGGCCATTCTCGGTTCGTTCGATGAAGGCTTGCGCGGTGACCATACCATCCTGTTCACCAAATCCATTCTGGACGGTTTTGCCTCTGTCGCCTTTGCCGCCAGTTATGGTGTGGGCGTTATTTTTTCTGCCATTCCGGTTTTCATTTATCAGGCCAGCCTGACGGTGTTCGCCACGGTGCTGCAACCCATTCTGAATGAAGCCATGATGACGGAGCTTGTTGCCACCGGCGGCGCACTTATCATTGGAATCAGCATAAATCTGATGGAGTTGCGGCGTATTCCGCTGACCAACATGCTTCCTGCTCTCGTGTTCGCACCTGTTCTGGCGCGGATTCTCATGTAA